A DNA window from Gillisia sp. Hel1_33_143 contains the following coding sequences:
- a CDS encoding bifunctional metallophosphatase/5'-nucleotidase, translated as MTNNIKYFLPFYGMLALIIVSCNTNKKTVLQNNAMENKAKTIAILHTNDMHGSYMPFETTLDNATAQTGDSIDNLMRFDRKAFIGGFDYMAAAIKSIRTEKGNDKVILLDGGDTFSDDQLGNLTKGEAMISMMNQVGYDLLALGNHDFDYGLERTDELQKLANFPMRAANIIDEKTGTPVFGEPYIIIEKQGISIAILSLGYRNTPLTGNSKNIEGLKFETGIDAIKKYLPIISKKAAIIVLLSHEGMAVDKVIAEEIDGVDLIVGAHSHDVISPPIKINDTYIVQALSDGAILGETEIQVSNNKIIALNANYHYLWHDKMSPDPEMKHMISILRKPYKSQLEEKITKTNTVIGRQYKSESPFDKMVTSFMVDKFKANAAFLPGVGYGISLKGEITSEDIYKLLPHPAKIVTLEMTGEQIRRTLEQTATNLNPIDKFKTVGGLIQSSGIQYHLDLKKPIGQRIDAIKIQNEDLNPTKLYKVVTHAGMLNGIHNYDEFGKSTNIVKTDTILTEFVLKNLKEMEELSFPKRMGEVVIKNK; from the coding sequence ATGACCAATAATATTAAATACTTTTTGCCTTTTTATGGAATGCTTGCACTTATTATAGTAAGCTGCAATACCAATAAGAAAACGGTGCTTCAAAATAATGCTATGGAAAATAAGGCAAAAACTATTGCTATACTGCACACCAATGACATGCATGGTTCTTATATGCCTTTTGAAACAACTTTAGATAATGCTACCGCACAAACGGGAGATTCTATAGACAACTTAATGAGATTTGACCGTAAAGCCTTTATTGGAGGTTTTGATTATATGGCAGCAGCTATAAAATCTATAAGAACTGAAAAAGGAAATGATAAGGTGATATTATTAGATGGCGGTGATACTTTTAGTGATGATCAATTAGGAAATCTTACCAAAGGGGAAGCCATGATTAGTATGATGAACCAAGTTGGTTACGATCTTCTGGCGCTTGGAAATCATGATTTTGATTATGGATTAGAGCGAACCGATGAGCTTCAAAAATTGGCAAATTTTCCGATGCGCGCTGCTAATATTATAGATGAAAAAACTGGAACTCCGGTTTTTGGTGAACCCTATATTATCATAGAAAAACAAGGAATTTCTATTGCTATTCTTTCTTTAGGTTACAGAAACACACCACTTACAGGGAATTCTAAAAACATTGAAGGTTTAAAATTTGAAACCGGGATCGATGCCATAAAAAAGTATCTTCCCATAATCAGTAAAAAAGCAGCTATTATTGTCTTGTTATCTCATGAGGGAATGGCAGTAGATAAAGTTATTGCTGAAGAAATTGATGGTGTAGATCTTATTGTAGGTGCACACAGTCATGACGTAATATCGCCACCCATAAAAATAAACGATACTTATATTGTTCAAGCTCTTTCTGATGGAGCTATTTTAGGAGAAACTGAAATCCAAGTTAGCAATAATAAGATTATAGCGCTAAATGCTAATTATCATTACCTGTGGCATGATAAAATGTCTCCAGATCCAGAAATGAAGCATATGATCTCTATACTTAGAAAACCATATAAATCTCAATTAGAAGAAAAGATTACCAAAACGAATACTGTAATTGGAAGACAATATAAATCTGAAAGTCCTTTTGATAAAATGGTTACCAGCTTTATGGTAGATAAATTTAAGGCAAATGCAGCGTTCTTGCCTGGAGTTGGATATGGGATTTCTTTAAAAGGTGAAATCACTTCAGAAGATATCTATAAACTTTTGCCGCATCCTGCTAAAATAGTTACGTTGGAGATGACAGGGGAACAAATAAGAAGAACGCTGGAACAAACAGCTACCAACTTAAACCCTATAGACAAATTTAAGACGGTAGGTGGATTAATTCAATCTTCAGGGATACAATATCACTTAGATCTCAAGAAGCCGATAGGGCAAAGAATTGATGCCATTAAAATTCAAAATGAAGATCTAAATCCAACCAAACTTTATAAAGTAGTTACGCATGCGGGAATGCTTAACGGAATTCATAATTACGATGAATTTGGAAAAAGCACTAATATTGTAAAAACAGACACCATTCTTACAGAGTTTGTACTGAAAAATCTTAAGGAAATGGAAGAACTTTCTTTTCCTAAAAGAATGGGAGAAGTAGTAATTAAAAATAAATAA
- a CDS encoding c-type cytochrome produces MTIYRKLSKSIAFLFGSVLAIIVVIFLGIYLYSSDPYLFKDKQILAENWQPKDVEAEMSAGFVDSQIKYGYQLISESPKYMGPQAKDPEMRYAGNNLACMNCHLKAGTQPGSASWIGVTNRFPQFRGRSNSDGTIEDRINGCMQRSMNGDKLPTDSKEMKAIVAYMEWLTEDMPAEREKDFKGYAKVELPTVAVDFDKGKDLFSKECTVCHGDNGQGVKLADSTKGYQYPPLWGPDSYNNGAGMHRVITAAQFIKGNMPFGQATWKSPKLTDEEAYNLAGYINSFSRPQKEGLSKDYPDLKLKPVSTPYGPYADNFSVEQHQFGPFQPIMDYYKQKYDITKNK; encoded by the coding sequence ATGACTATTTATAGAAAATTAAGCAAATCGATTGCCTTTTTATTCGGATCAGTATTAGCAATAATAGTGGTGATATTCTTAGGTATTTATCTTTATAGTTCAGATCCTTACTTGTTTAAAGATAAGCAAATACTTGCGGAAAACTGGCAGCCAAAAGATGTAGAAGCTGAAATGAGTGCTGGATTTGTAGATTCTCAAATTAAATATGGATATCAGCTTATTTCTGAATCTCCAAAATACATGGGACCTCAGGCAAAAGATCCTGAAATGAGATATGCAGGTAATAATCTTGCATGTATGAATTGCCATTTAAAAGCGGGAACGCAGCCGGGTTCTGCTTCTTGGATAGGAGTTACCAATAGATTTCCTCAGTTTAGAGGTAGATCTAATAGCGATGGAACTATAGAGGATAGAATTAATGGATGCATGCAACGCAGTATGAATGGAGACAAGCTGCCAACAGATTCAAAAGAAATGAAAGCCATAGTTGCTTATATGGAATGGTTAACTGAAGATATGCCTGCAGAACGAGAAAAGGATTTCAAAGGATATGCTAAAGTTGAACTTCCCACTGTTGCTGTTGATTTTGATAAAGGTAAAGATCTATTTTCTAAAGAATGTACAGTGTGTCACGGAGATAACGGACAGGGCGTAAAATTGGCAGATTCTACAAAAGGATACCAATACCCTCCACTTTGGGGCCCGGATAGTTATAATAATGGTGCAGGAATGCACAGAGTAATCACCGCTGCACAATTTATTAAAGGAAATATGCCTTTTGGACAAGCAACCTGGAAGTCTCCAAAACTTACAGATGAAGAGGCTTACAATCTGGCAGGGTATATCAATAGTTTCAGTAGACCTCAAAAAGAAGGTTTAAGTAAAGATTATCCAGATCTTAAACTAAAACCAGTTTCTACACCTTACGGCCCTTACGCAGATAATTTTTCGGTAGAACAACATCAATTTGGACCGTTTCAGCCTATAATGGACTACTACAAACAGAAATATGATATAACTAAAAACAAATGA